A genomic region of Deltaproteobacteria bacterium contains the following coding sequences:
- a CDS encoding FAD-dependent oxidoreductase — translation MAQESPGLPTEPDLSADVVIIGSGATGLPAAIVAADAGASVLVVETNYDVGGHAIISGGNVPLGGGTSVQRQYGIEDSPDTVFADLTDWSVVQVNGSPDYRYSDRAVIRAFADHCAQTYEFLVANGVKFKEGPPDSRGAHSTGNSAHRENHTYWEHGAGLASPNARPGTGLVRPLEASAREKGVKFLLNYKMSSIVREGTAGRVVGITAEHTPTVMPGSTTPLRSYRSEGNVDRTEPSLTIRAHKAVIVATGGSTSNVNFRRMFDPRLTDVYQVAGEPYTYQDGSGEIAAMAVGASLWGLANQVLENGDNIRVQRALGTRWNYMPWELESPIFPLVRAAGLSVKDWHDLILVNQVGERFYDETQGDYPEGNKHGDIDPYTPGDHRNTHIKYDPHHSNFFNAAVAMNASSKPPDYSGGPVWAIFDADAVEREGWNVTPPYVDPDGYFFTAGTLADLAAAIENPWQAAPMSGAVLEATVRRYNSFVDSGTDKDFGKPSPKYKIEKPPFYAAWGTPLVHDSRAGLRINEKCQVLDMNGEIIPGLYCGGESAGGFNQHGMGRCTVQGYIAGREAAAEG, via the coding sequence ATGGCACAGGAATCACCAGGACTACCGACGGAACCGGACCTTTCGGCGGACGTCGTCATCATCGGATCGGGCGCCACCGGGTTGCCCGCGGCCATCGTGGCGGCGGACGCGGGCGCGTCCGTCCTGGTGGTGGAGACCAACTACGACGTGGGCGGCCACGCCATCATCAGCGGCGGCAACGTGCCGCTGGGAGGCGGCACCAGCGTCCAGCGCCAGTACGGCATCGAGGACTCTCCGGACACGGTGTTCGCCGACCTCACGGACTGGTCGGTGGTGCAGGTTAACGGCTCCCCGGACTACCGCTACAGCGACCGGGCGGTGATCCGGGCCTTCGCCGACCACTGTGCGCAGACCTACGAATTCCTGGTGGCCAACGGCGTGAAGTTCAAGGAAGGTCCGCCCGACAGCCGGGGCGCCCATTCCACCGGCAACTCGGCGCACCGGGAAAACCATACCTACTGGGAGCACGGCGCCGGCCTGGCCAGTCCCAACGCCAGGCCCGGCACCGGCTTGGTGCGCCCCCTGGAGGCCAGCGCCCGGGAGAAGGGCGTGAAGTTCCTGCTGAACTACAAGATGTCCTCCATCGTCCGGGAGGGGACCGCCGGGCGGGTCGTCGGGATCACCGCCGAGCACACGCCTACCGTCATGCCGGGAAGCACCACCCCGCTCCGGAGTTACCGCTCCGAAGGCAACGTCGACCGCACCGAGCCGAGCCTGACCATCCGCGCCCACAAGGCGGTCATCGTCGCCACCGGCGGCAGTACCAGCAACGTGAACTTCCGGCGCATGTTCGACCCCCGGCTCACCGACGTCTACCAGGTGGCCGGCGAGCCCTACACCTATCAGGACGGCAGCGGCGAGATCGCCGCCATGGCCGTGGGCGCCTCCCTCTGGGGCCTGGCCAACCAAGTCCTGGAGAACGGCGACAACATCCGCGTGCAGCGCGCCCTGGGCACGCGCTGGAACTACATGCCGTGGGAGCTGGAGAGCCCCATATTCCCGCTGGTGCGAGCCGCGGGCCTGTCCGTCAAGGACTGGCATGACCTGATCCTGGTGAACCAGGTGGGCGAGCGCTTCTACGACGAGACCCAGGGAGATTACCCCGAGGGCAACAAGCACGGGGACATCGATCCGTACACGCCCGGCGACCACCGCAACACCCACATCAAGTATGACCCCCATCACTCCAACTTCTTCAACGCCGCGGTGGCCATGAACGCCTCCTCCAAGCCTCCCGACTACTCGGGCGGACCGGTATGGGCCATCTTCGACGCCGACGCGGTGGAACGCGAGGGCTGGAACGTCACCCCGCCCTACGTCGACCCGGACGGCTACTTCTTCACCGCCGGCACCCTGGCCGACCTGGCCGCCGCCATCGAAAACCCCTGGCAAGCCGCGCCCATGAGCGGCGCCGTCCTGGAGGCCACGGTGCGGCGCTACAACAGCTTCGTGGACTCCGGCACGGACAAAGACTTCGGCAAGCCCTCTCCCAAGTACAAGATTGAGAAGCCGCCCTTCTACGCCGCCTGGGGCACCCCCCTGGTCCACGACAGCCGAGCCGGCCTGCGCATCAACGAAAAATGCCAGGTTCTCGACATGAACGGCGAGATCATCCCCGGCCTCTACTGCGGCGGCGAGTCCGCCGGCGGCTTCAACCAACACGGCATGGGCCGCTGCACCGTGCAGGGCTACATCGCGGGCAGGGAGGCGGCGGCGGAAGGGTGA